Proteins from a single region of Pseudomonas phenolilytica:
- a CDS encoding NAD(P)/FAD-dependent oxidoreductase: MSQKIAIIGAGMAGLSAAHALRQAGLPLQLFDKSRGSGGRISSKRSEIGALDLGTPGFLAHDPALRTMLVEWTSAGSCASWAAVDNPQPYWVGTPRMSAISRGLLGDLPAAFSCRISEVFRGEHHWQLLDTEGVSHGPFSHVIVAVPAPQAAALLSSAPVLAARAASVVMEPVWAVALGFAEALPCVRHTLRFDDEILRQATHDSAKPGRDNRLDSWVLHATAGWTRQHLDLPKEAVIDHLAHAFAERLGQCLPPAEFAIAHRWLYAYPARRNDWGALADSQGGLFACGDWCLDGTVEGAWRSGARAAQLLLASL; this comes from the coding sequence ATGTCCCAGAAGATCGCCATCATCGGAGCCGGCATGGCTGGCCTTTCGGCAGCCCATGCGCTGCGTCAGGCCGGCCTGCCTTTACAGCTGTTCGACAAGAGCCGTGGCAGCGGCGGCCGCATCTCCAGCAAGCGCAGCGAGATCGGCGCGCTGGACCTCGGCACGCCCGGATTCCTCGCGCACGACCCTGCGTTGCGTACGATGCTCGTTGAATGGACCTCCGCAGGTTCCTGTGCGAGCTGGGCTGCCGTCGACAACCCGCAACCATACTGGGTGGGCACGCCGCGCATGAGCGCGATCAGCCGTGGCTTGCTCGGCGACCTGCCGGCCGCCTTTTCCTGCCGGATCAGCGAGGTGTTTCGCGGCGAGCACCACTGGCAGCTGCTCGATACCGAGGGCGTTAGCCATGGGCCGTTCAGCCACGTCATCGTCGCGGTACCGGCTCCGCAGGCCGCAGCCCTGCTGAGCTCCGCGCCAGTGCTCGCCGCGCGCGCCGCCAGCGTCGTCATGGAGCCGGTGTGGGCGGTGGCGCTCGGTTTTGCCGAGGCGCTGCCATGTGTGCGCCACACCCTCCGGTTCGACGACGAAATCCTGCGCCAAGCAACGCACGACAGTGCCAAACCAGGCCGCGACAACCGGCTCGACAGCTGGGTGCTGCACGCGACTGCCGGCTGGACGCGCCAGCATCTGGATCTGCCGAAAGAAGCCGTTATCGACCACCTCGCCCACGCCTTCGCTGAGCGCTTGGGCCAGTGCTTGCCGCCAGCCGAGTTTGCCATCGCCCACCGCTGGCTGTACGCCTACCCGGCCCGGCGTAATGACTGGGGCGCATTGGCCGACTCGCAAGGAGGCCTGTTCGCCTGTGGCGACTGGTGCCTGGACGGCACGGTCGAAGGCGCCTGGCGCAGCGGAGCACGCGCCGCACAGTTGCTGCTGGCCAGCCTGTGA
- a CDS encoding EAL domain-containing protein, whose product MITNVLVENTVILFALCWPLSFYSSSWTRKDRPVAQCAAGTWFGIACIIGMMIPNAIQAGLVFDARTVVLSMAALFGGPLVAGIAGALAAAYRIWLGGIGMLTGLGNVLLPIVLGLAYRYCHQRGLVRIGCWQLLAFGLLLHFGVLGLVALLLPTAVVLTAFREVAATLLVALPLGTTALGLLIKDLIKRNNTEQALKISEARLRAITQALPDLLLVIDEDGRYLDIICSERSLLYDDPSRLIGRRLHDVMPPAEEQRFLDFIHETLRSDTPQLLEYTMQTLGGRRVFEGRALALDIPDMEKRAVVWLSRDITERTNAELEQRIAAIAFESQQGMLITDADNRILRVNKAFSQISGFTSEEAIGQTTRLLASGKHDADFYRAMWESIGTTGTWIGEIWNRRKNGEVYPEWLTISAVKDAQGKISHYVAAFSDITDRKLAEQRIHHLAFYDPLTGLPNRRLLLDRLQQVMASSRRTGQLGALMFIDLDNFKNINDLHGHQTGDEVLRLAAGRLSANIRASDTVARLGGDEFVVMLEGLASDAVLAGSQAEHVGMKLLSSLDGAYRLNELNLHSSASIGVVLFGEDDSTSDELMKRADMSMYEAKLSGKNALRFFDPRMQQAVQERLRLEEEIRRGVLTGEFFLYLQAQVEQTRGLTGAEALVRWRHPQRGLLSPAEFIVQAERAGLVQELDVLMLRQACLQLAQWSGRAGFDELTLAVNISAHLVYQDDFITLLLQLLQASGANPQRLKLELTETLLLDNMPEAIARMNQLKAHGIRFSIDDFGTGYSSMSYLQQLPLDQLKIDQAFVRGLPDDASSQTIVRATCALAAGLGLEVIAEGVESEEQRTALLANGCHRYQGYLFGKPMPVEEFERLVVAQPQRASASG is encoded by the coding sequence TTGATTACCAACGTCCTCGTAGAAAACACGGTCATTCTGTTCGCGTTGTGCTGGCCGCTCTCCTTCTACTCAAGCAGTTGGACGAGAAAAGACCGCCCCGTGGCGCAATGTGCAGCCGGTACCTGGTTCGGCATTGCCTGCATCATCGGCATGATGATCCCCAACGCCATTCAGGCCGGCCTGGTCTTCGATGCGCGCACCGTCGTGCTGAGCATGGCCGCCCTGTTCGGCGGGCCGCTGGTGGCCGGCATCGCCGGCGCGCTGGCCGCGGCCTATCGCATCTGGCTCGGCGGCATCGGGATGCTGACGGGCCTGGGCAACGTGCTGTTGCCCATCGTGCTCGGGCTCGCCTATCGCTACTGCCATCAGCGCGGCCTGGTGCGCATCGGTTGCTGGCAGCTGCTGGCATTCGGCCTGCTCCTGCATTTTGGGGTGCTGGGGCTGGTCGCGCTGCTGCTGCCGACCGCCGTGGTGCTGACGGCCTTTCGCGAAGTCGCCGCGACGCTGCTGGTGGCACTGCCGCTGGGCACGACGGCCCTCGGCCTGCTGATCAAGGACCTGATCAAACGCAACAACACCGAGCAGGCGCTCAAGATCAGCGAGGCGCGGCTGCGTGCCATCACCCAGGCACTGCCCGATCTGCTGTTGGTGATCGACGAGGACGGGCGCTACCTGGACATCATCTGCTCCGAACGCAGCCTGCTCTACGACGATCCCTCGCGCCTGATCGGTCGCCGCCTGCACGACGTCATGCCACCGGCAGAGGAGCAGCGCTTCCTCGATTTCATTCATGAAACGCTGCGCAGCGATACCCCGCAGCTGCTCGAATACACGATGCAGACGCTCGGCGGCCGGCGGGTTTTCGAGGGACGCGCCCTGGCGCTGGATATTCCCGACATGGAAAAGCGCGCGGTGGTCTGGCTCAGCCGCGACATCACCGAACGCACCAATGCCGAGCTGGAACAGCGCATCGCTGCGATCGCCTTCGAATCGCAACAGGGCATGCTCATCACCGACGCGGACAACCGCATCCTGCGGGTGAACAAGGCCTTCAGCCAGATCAGCGGTTTCACCAGCGAGGAAGCCATCGGCCAGACCACCCGCCTGCTGGCGTCCGGCAAGCACGACGCGGACTTCTACCGGGCGATGTGGGAAAGCATCGGCACGACCGGCACCTGGATCGGCGAGATATGGAACCGACGCAAGAACGGCGAGGTGTATCCCGAGTGGCTGACCATCAGTGCGGTGAAGGATGCGCAGGGCAAGATCAGCCACTACGTGGCGGCCTTCTCCGACATCACCGACCGCAAGCTCGCCGAACAGCGCATCCACCATCTGGCCTTCTATGACCCGCTGACCGGTCTGCCCAACCGCCGGCTGCTGCTCGATCGCCTGCAGCAGGTGATGGCATCCAGCCGGCGCACCGGCCAATTGGGCGCACTGATGTTCATCGACCTGGACAACTTCAAGAACATCAACGACCTGCACGGGCACCAGACCGGCGACGAGGTGCTGCGTCTGGCGGCTGGGCGGCTGTCGGCCAACATCCGCGCCAGCGATACCGTGGCGCGGCTCGGCGGCGACGAGTTCGTGGTGATGCTCGAAGGCCTGGCCAGCGATGCCGTACTGGCCGGCAGCCAGGCCGAGCATGTCGGCATGAAGCTGCTCAGCTCGCTGGATGGCGCCTATCGCCTGAACGAGCTGAACCTGCACAGCAGCGCCAGCATCGGCGTGGTGCTGTTCGGCGAGGACGACAGCACCAGCGACGAGCTGATGAAGCGCGCCGACATGTCGATGTACGAAGCCAAGCTGTCAGGCAAGAACGCCCTGCGCTTCTTCGACCCGCGCATGCAGCAGGCCGTGCAGGAGCGTCTGCGCCTGGAGGAAGAAATCCGCCGCGGCGTGCTGACGGGCGAATTCTTTCTCTATTTGCAGGCACAGGTAGAACAGACCAGGGGCCTGACCGGCGCCGAGGCGCTGGTGCGCTGGCGGCATCCGCAGCGAGGCCTGCTGTCGCCGGCGGAGTTCATCGTCCAGGCCGAGCGCGCAGGTCTCGTCCAGGAGCTGGATGTGCTGATGCTGCGACAGGCGTGCCTGCAGCTCGCGCAATGGTCCGGCCGCGCCGGATTCGACGAACTGACGCTGGCGGTCAACATCAGCGCGCACCTGGTGTATCAGGACGACTTCATCACCCTGCTGCTGCAGCTGCTGCAAGCCAGCGGCGCCAACCCCCAGCGACTCAAGCTGGAGCTCACCGAAACGCTGCTGCTGGACAACATGCCCGAGGCCATCGCGCGGATGAACCAGCTGAAGGCGCACGGCATCCGCTTCTCCATCGACGACTTCGGCACCGGCTATTCGTCCATGAGTTACCTGCAGCAGTTACCGCTGGATCAGCTGAAGATCGACCAGGCCTTCGTCCGCGGCCTGCCGGACGATGCCAGCAGCCAGACCATCGTGCGCGCCACCTGCGCACTGGCGGCCGGTCTGGGTCTTGAGGTCATCGCCGAAGGGGTGGAAAGCGAAGAACAGCGCACGGCGTTGCTCGCCAACGGCTGTCACCGCTATCAGGGCTATCTGTTCGGCAAGCCCATGCCGGTGGAAGAATTTGAACGACTGGTCGTCGCTCAGCCGCAGCGCGCCAGCGCCAGCGGCTGA
- the phrB gene encoding deoxyribodipyrimidine photo-lyase, giving the protein MTQLIWLRRDLRVSDNTALSAAMAAGPTIALFLLTPGQWRIHDDAPCKVDFWLRNLAELATELRRLNVPLLIRHADDWQTVPDALRQVCHEHAVRAVHFNDDYGVDEQRRDHTVSEALHRDGIVTQRYLDRLLFAPGTLLTQSGGYFKVFGQFRKTCLARLHLSLPPCLPPLAPQAPLAMTGDPRPSAVPGFAAPSSTLQARWPAGEAHAHQRLTSFIDEALDDYQQRRDLPAEAGTSQLSPYLAAGVISIRQCLHAALAGNRGELDSGSSGAVTWINELLWREFYTHILVGYPRVSMHRAFRAETEALPWRHAPDDLAAWQEGRTGFPIVDAAMRQLRETGWMHNRLRMITAMFLSKNLLIDWREGERWFMRQLIDGDLAANNGGWQWSASTGTDAVPYFRLFNPISQSQRFDPEGRFLRHWLPELQGLSRRDIHNPSALGGLFAPANYPTPIVDLGESRARVLAAFRDLPQVQP; this is encoded by the coding sequence ATGACCCAATTGATCTGGCTGCGCCGCGACCTGCGCGTGAGCGACAACACCGCCCTGAGCGCCGCCATGGCCGCAGGGCCGACCATCGCGCTGTTCCTGCTCACACCGGGACAATGGCGTATCCACGACGATGCGCCGTGCAAGGTGGACTTCTGGCTGCGCAACCTTGCCGAGCTGGCCACCGAGCTGCGCCGCCTCAACGTGCCGCTGCTGATTCGCCACGCCGATGACTGGCAAACCGTCCCCGACGCGTTACGGCAGGTATGCCACGAGCACGCGGTGCGCGCCGTGCATTTCAACGACGATTACGGCGTCGACGAGCAGCGCCGCGACCACACGGTGAGCGAAGCCTTGCATCGGGACGGCATCGTCACCCAGCGCTATCTCGACCGCCTGCTGTTCGCCCCGGGCACGCTGCTGACGCAAAGCGGCGGCTACTTCAAGGTGTTCGGCCAGTTCCGCAAGACCTGCCTGGCACGCCTGCACCTGTCGCTGCCGCCGTGCCTGCCGCCGCTCGCGCCGCAGGCGCCGCTGGCAATGACGGGCGATCCGCGGCCATCCGCCGTACCGGGCTTCGCCGCGCCGTCCAGCACGCTCCAGGCACGCTGGCCGGCTGGCGAAGCCCACGCTCACCAGCGTCTGACGAGCTTCATCGACGAGGCGCTGGATGACTACCAGCAGCGCCGCGACTTGCCCGCCGAAGCCGGCACCAGCCAGCTGTCGCCGTACCTCGCGGCCGGCGTGATCTCGATCCGCCAGTGCCTGCACGCCGCACTCGCCGGCAACCGGGGCGAACTGGACAGCGGCAGCAGCGGCGCCGTCACCTGGATCAATGAACTGCTCTGGCGCGAGTTCTACACGCACATCCTGGTCGGCTATCCGCGCGTCTCGATGCACCGCGCATTCCGCGCCGAAACCGAAGCGTTGCCGTGGCGCCACGCGCCCGATGACCTCGCCGCCTGGCAGGAAGGCCGTACCGGCTTTCCCATCGTCGACGCGGCCATGCGCCAGCTGCGCGAAACCGGCTGGATGCACAACCGCCTGCGCATGATCACGGCAATGTTTCTCAGCAAGAACCTGCTGATCGACTGGCGCGAAGGCGAGCGCTGGTTCATGCGCCAGCTGATCGACGGCGATCTGGCCGCCAACAACGGCGGCTGGCAGTGGAGCGCCTCCACCGGGACCGACGCGGTGCCCTACTTCCGCCTGTTCAACCCGATCAGCCAGTCGCAGCGCTTCGATCCCGAGGGCCGCTTCCTGCGGCACTGGCTGCCCGAGCTGCAAGGGCTCAGCCGCCGCGACATCCACAACCCGTCCGCGCTCGGCGGGCTGTTCGCACCGGCGAACTACCCGACGCCCATCGTCGATCTCGGTGAGAGTCGCGCGCGGGTACTGGCGGCGTTCCGCGATCTGCCGCAGGTGCAGCCATGA
- a CDS encoding PAS domain-containing protein has protein sequence MINAKLLQLVIEASNDGIVVAEQEGDDNILIYANPAFERLTGYAVDDILYRDCRFLQGEDRDQPGLQAIREAVKSNQPCRQVIRNYRKDGSPFWNELSITPVFNEGDQLTYFIGIQKDVTAEVDALQRVEELEARVRQLEAQLAERNA, from the coding sequence ATGATCAATGCCAAGCTGTTGCAACTGGTAATCGAAGCCTCCAACGACGGAATCGTGGTTGCCGAGCAGGAAGGCGACGACAACATCCTGATCTACGCCAACCCGGCCTTCGAACGGCTCACGGGCTATGCCGTGGATGACATTCTCTACCGCGACTGTCGCTTCCTGCAGGGCGAAGATCGCGACCAGCCGGGCCTGCAGGCGATCCGTGAGGCGGTGAAGAGCAACCAGCCGTGCCGTCAGGTGATCCGCAACTACCGCAAGGACGGCTCGCCGTTCTGGAACGAGCTGTCGATCACGCCGGTATTCAACGAAGGCGACCAGCTGACCTACTTCATCGGCATCCAGAAGGATGTCACCGCCGAAGTCGATGCCTTGCAGCGGGTCGAGGAGCTGGAAGCGCGGGTGCGTCAGCTCGAAGCGCAACTGGCCGAGCGCAACGCCTGA
- a CDS encoding DUF3833 domain-containing protein, translating to MKRTLMLMLCLLLVSCTAVEVEHYRNEEPRLDLRAFFVGRVDAWGMFQKRSGEVVKRFHVEITGSRDGDKLILDERFRYSDGTTQQRVWTLTEDSPGQWRGTAADVIGEARGEVAGNALRWRYVLSLPVDGSVYQVDFDDWMYLIDENTLANRSFMSKFGVELGQVTLFFRKQVD from the coding sequence ATGAAAAGAACCCTGATGCTGATGCTGTGCCTGCTGCTTGTCAGCTGTACGGCCGTGGAGGTCGAGCATTACCGCAACGAAGAACCGCGGCTGGACCTGCGTGCGTTCTTCGTCGGGCGCGTCGATGCTTGGGGCATGTTCCAGAAGCGCTCCGGCGAGGTGGTCAAGCGCTTCCATGTCGAAATCACCGGCAGCCGCGACGGCGACAAACTGATCCTCGACGAGCGCTTTCGCTACAGCGACGGTACCACCCAACAACGCGTCTGGACGCTCACCGAAGACAGCCCCGGCCAGTGGCGCGGCACGGCCGCCGACGTGATCGGCGAAGCCCGCGGCGAAGTGGCCGGCAATGCGCTGCGCTGGCGCTATGTGCTCAGCCTGCCGGTGGATGGCAGCGTCTATCAGGTGGACTTCGACGACTGGATGTACCTGATCGACGAGAACACCCTGGCCAACCGTTCCTTCATGAGCAAATTCGGCGTCGAACTGGGCCAGGTCACGCTGTTCTTTCGCAAGCAGGTCGACTAG
- a CDS encoding TIGR01777 family oxidoreductase, with translation MNILLTGGTGLIGRALCRHWTAQGHNLWVWSRTPQRVAQLCGPQVRGIGELRELDSQALDAVVNLAGAPIADRPWTKARRALLWQSRVRLTEQLVTWLGQREPKPQVLISGSAVGWYGDGGEHTLTEDSQVVTGDFASQLCGAWEETAREAESLGIRVVLVRTGLVLAADGGFLQRLLPPFRLGLGGRIGSGRQWMPWIHIDDQIGLIDFLLHQPQARGPYNACAPQPVRNADFARALGRALHRPALLPVPAAVLKLSLGELSGLLLGGQRALPARAQAEGFVFHFDSLDAALADLLTQPGSQRLRHV, from the coding sequence ATGAACATCCTGCTCACTGGCGGTACCGGCTTGATCGGTCGGGCACTGTGTCGGCACTGGACCGCGCAGGGACACAATCTCTGGGTCTGGAGCCGTACACCGCAGCGTGTCGCGCAGCTGTGCGGGCCACAGGTACGCGGTATCGGCGAGCTGCGCGAACTCGATTCACAGGCACTGGATGCGGTGGTCAACCTGGCCGGCGCGCCCATTGCCGACCGACCCTGGACCAAGGCGCGCCGCGCACTGTTGTGGCAAAGCCGGGTGCGCCTGACCGAACAACTGGTGACCTGGCTGGGGCAGCGCGAGCCCAAGCCGCAGGTGCTGATCTCCGGTTCCGCAGTCGGTTGGTATGGCGATGGCGGTGAGCACACGCTGACCGAGGATAGCCAGGTGGTCACGGGCGACTTCGCCAGCCAGCTCTGCGGCGCCTGGGAAGAAACCGCGCGCGAGGCCGAGTCGCTCGGTATTCGCGTGGTACTGGTGCGCACCGGTCTGGTGCTGGCCGCCGATGGCGGATTCCTGCAGCGGCTGCTGCCGCCGTTCCGTCTGGGGCTGGGTGGGCGCATCGGCAGTGGCCGGCAGTGGATGCCCTGGATTCACATCGATGACCAAATCGGCCTGATAGATTTTCTTCTGCATCAGCCACAGGCGCGCGGCCCCTACAATGCCTGCGCGCCACAGCCGGTGCGCAACGCCGATTTTGCCCGTGCCCTGGGCCGGGCGTTGCATCGTCCGGCGCTGCTGCCGGTGCCGGCGGCGGTGCTCAAGCTGAGCCTTGGCGAATTGTCCGGTCTGCTGCTCGGCGGCCAGCGGGCGTTGCCGGCGCGGGCGCAGGCGGAGGGCTTCGTCTTTCACTTCGACAGCCTCGATGCCGCGCTGGCTGATCTGTTGACGCAGCCCGGCTCCCAGCGCCTGCGCCATGTGTGA
- a CDS encoding YbgA family protein yields MLSSVATPKIGISACLLGNPVRFNGGHKQSSLCSDVLARHVEFVPLCPEVAIGLGTPREPIRLVGEPDNPRARGTVRSELDVTDALAAYGRQMATQLDDISGYILMQKSPSCGMERVKVYRDNGHTVPGGGTGIFARALMEARPDLPVEEDGRLNDPVLRENFLTRVYAYAQWQRLVQTGLTRKAIVDFHSRYKYQLMAAHPQQYRALGRMVANLRDCSVQEFAPGYFSQFMQALKRPATRGTHSNVLQHLSGYLKNALAPEDRREMRRLIDQYRAGIVPLVVPLTLLKHHFRRHPHHYIERQAYLQPHPEDLSLRNGI; encoded by the coding sequence ATGCTCAGCTCCGTCGCCACGCCCAAGATCGGCATCAGTGCCTGCTTGCTCGGTAATCCGGTGCGCTTCAACGGCGGCCACAAGCAATCGTCGCTGTGCAGCGACGTGCTGGCCCGGCATGTCGAGTTCGTCCCGCTGTGCCCGGAGGTCGCCATCGGCCTCGGTACACCGCGCGAACCGATCCGCCTGGTCGGCGAGCCGGATAATCCCCGGGCCCGCGGCACCGTGCGCAGCGAACTGGACGTCACCGACGCATTGGCCGCCTACGGCCGGCAAATGGCGACGCAGCTGGACGATATCAGCGGCTACATCCTCATGCAGAAGTCGCCGTCCTGCGGCATGGAGCGGGTCAAGGTCTATCGTGACAACGGCCACACAGTACCCGGCGGCGGCACCGGTATCTTCGCCCGCGCGCTGATGGAGGCGCGTCCCGACCTGCCGGTCGAGGAAGACGGCCGCCTGAACGACCCGGTGCTGCGCGAGAACTTCCTCACCCGCGTCTACGCCTATGCGCAATGGCAGCGTCTGGTGCAGACCGGCCTGACGCGCAAGGCCATCGTCGATTTCCACTCACGCTACAAATACCAGCTGATGGCTGCGCACCCGCAGCAGTACCGCGCGCTGGGGCGGATGGTGGCAAACCTGCGTGACTGCTCGGTGCAGGAGTTCGCGCCCGGCTATTTCAGCCAGTTCATGCAGGCGCTCAAGCGTCCGGCCACCCGCGGCACCCACAGCAATGTGTTGCAGCACCTGAGCGGCTATCTGAAGAACGCGCTTGCGCCGGAGGATCGCCGCGAGATGCGCCGGCTGATCGACCAGTACCGCGCCGGCATCGTCCCGCTGGTGGTGCCGCTGACGCTGCTCAAGCACCACTTCCGCCGCCACCCGCATCACTACATCGAGCGCCAGGCCTACCTGCAGCCGCACCCGGAAGACCTCAGCCTGCGTAACGGAATCTGA
- a CDS encoding TIGR02450 family Trp-rich protein, whose amino-acid sequence MNRFNPAKLRLSKWTACEPRNREKHFLVIDLQYDDAGVLQQVELQAVYSLRSEWIDWRQLRDDLSWRMGWH is encoded by the coding sequence GTGAACCGCTTCAATCCAGCCAAGCTCAGGCTGTCCAAATGGACGGCCTGCGAGCCGCGCAACCGCGAAAAGCACTTCCTCGTCATCGATCTGCAGTACGACGACGCCGGCGTGCTGCAGCAGGTCGAACTGCAGGCGGTGTACAGCCTGCGCAGCGAATGGATCGACTGGCGCCAGCTGCGCGACGACCTGAGCTGGCGCATGGGCTGGCATTGA
- a CDS encoding MerR family transcriptional regulator, which yields MSDAFDNTPADLEPGWRPIRDVARLTGVNPVTLRAWERRYGLIVPRRTAKGHRLYDDGHVQRIRDILTWLDRGVAVSQIKQLLTAGRAAAPVEQNLWTDLQDELLTAVERLNERQLDDAFNRALSIYPPLTLCQHLVLPLQARLSQRWHGQFGAALERALFDSWLRSKLATRIYFNNRQHAGAPLLLATLGDEPFDAGLWLTAWLVSSSGCPVELVEWKVPLAELSLAVERIAPRVLLLHAAHSLDADCLQRHLPRLLAQHADALLVGPAVHIHAESLSQHGALRLAGDPLAALHQLQADGLLPDATENDA from the coding sequence ATGAGCGATGCGTTCGACAACACTCCGGCCGACCTCGAGCCGGGCTGGCGGCCGATCCGCGACGTTGCCCGGCTGACCGGCGTGAACCCCGTGACGCTGCGCGCCTGGGAGCGTCGCTACGGGCTGATCGTGCCGCGCCGCACCGCCAAGGGCCACCGGCTCTATGACGACGGCCATGTCCAGCGCATCCGCGACATCCTCACCTGGCTCGACCGTGGCGTGGCCGTCAGCCAGATCAAACAGCTGCTGACTGCCGGCCGCGCGGCCGCTCCGGTCGAGCAGAACCTCTGGACCGATCTGCAGGACGAGCTACTCACGGCGGTCGAGCGGCTCAACGAACGGCAACTCGACGATGCCTTCAACCGCGCCTTGAGCATTTACCCGCCGCTCACGCTCTGCCAGCACCTGGTGTTGCCGCTGCAGGCGCGACTGAGCCAACGTTGGCACGGCCAGTTTGGCGCCGCGCTGGAGCGCGCGCTGTTCGATAGCTGGCTGCGCAGCAAACTGGCCACCCGCATCTATTTCAACAATCGCCAGCACGCCGGCGCCCCGCTGCTGCTGGCGACGCTCGGTGACGAGCCGTTCGATGCCGGCCTGTGGCTGACCGCCTGGCTGGTGTCCAGCAGCGGCTGCCCGGTGGAGCTGGTCGAATGGAAGGTACCGCTGGCCGAACTCAGCCTCGCCGTGGAACGCATCGCCCCACGCGTCCTGCTGCTGCACGCCGCGCACAGCCTGGATGCCGATTGCCTGCAGCGCCATCTGCCGCGGCTGCTGGCGCAGCATGCCGACGCGCTGTTGGTCGGCCCGGCCGTGCACATCCACGCCGAGTCGCTGAGCCAGCATGGCGCCCTGCGTCTGGCCGGCGATCCACTGGCGGCGCTGCACCAGCTGCAAGCAGACGGGCTCCTGCCTGACGCCACGGAGAACGACGCATGA
- the hemH gene encoding ferrochelatase: MTEQALLLVNLGSPASTEVADVRRYLNQFLMDPYVIDLPWPLRRLLVSLILIKRPEQSAHAYASIWWPEGSPLVVLSRQLQEAVRPHWTQGPVELAMRYGEPSIETRLVELAGQGIQRVTLAPLYPQFADSTTTTVIEEARRVIRAHGLQLQLSILQPFYDQPEYLDALTASAAPFLQQDFDHLLLSFHGLPERHLHKSDPTGAHCLKGDDCCQRAEGEVLASCYRAQCMRTAAGFAARAGLRDDQWSVSFQSRLGRAKWIEPYTETRLDELAQRGVKKLLVMCPAFVADCIETLEEIGDRGREQFIEAGGEDLLLVPCLNTHEDWVQALVALCRRAPQEL; this comes from the coding sequence ATGACAGAGCAGGCGTTGTTGTTGGTCAACCTGGGTTCGCCAGCCTCCACCGAAGTCGCCGATGTGCGCCGCTATCTCAACCAGTTCCTCATGGACCCGTATGTCATCGACCTGCCCTGGCCGCTGCGGCGCCTGCTGGTATCGCTGATCCTGATCAAACGGCCGGAGCAGTCGGCGCATGCCTATGCGTCGATCTGGTGGCCGGAGGGCTCGCCATTGGTGGTGCTGAGCCGGCAGTTGCAGGAAGCGGTGCGGCCGCACTGGACGCAGGGGCCGGTCGAGCTGGCGATGCGTTACGGCGAGCCGTCCATCGAAACCCGGTTGGTCGAGCTGGCCGGGCAGGGCATCCAGCGGGTCACCCTGGCACCGCTTTATCCGCAGTTCGCCGACAGCACGACGACCACGGTCATCGAGGAGGCCCGGCGGGTGATCCGCGCGCATGGGCTGCAATTGCAGCTGTCGATCCTGCAGCCGTTCTACGATCAGCCCGAATACCTCGATGCGCTGACCGCCAGTGCCGCGCCCTTTCTGCAACAGGACTTCGATCATCTGCTGCTGAGCTTCCACGGCCTGCCCGAGCGCCACCTGCACAAGAGCGATCCGACCGGAGCGCACTGCCTCAAGGGTGACGATTGCTGCCAGCGCGCCGAGGGCGAGGTGCTCGCCAGCTGCTATCGCGCGCAGTGCATGCGCACCGCTGCGGGTTTCGCCGCGCGTGCCGGATTGCGTGACGATCAGTGGTCAGTGTCGTTCCAGTCACGGCTGGGCCGGGCCAAGTGGATCGAACCCTATACCGAAACGCGTCTGGATGAACTGGCCCAGCGCGGCGTGAAGAAACTGCTGGTGATGTGTCCGGCGTTCGTTGCCGACTGCATCGAAACGCTGGAGGAAATCGGCGATCGCGGCCGCGAGCAATTCATCGAGGCCGGCGGCGAGGATCTGCTGCTGGTGCCGTGCCTGAACACCCACGAGGATTGGGTGCAGGCGCTGGTCGCACTGTGCCGCCGGGCGCCGCAGGAACTGTGA